The Oryza glaberrima chromosome 5, OglaRS2, whole genome shotgun sequence DNA segment ACATATTAGGCATGTAACAACCTTTAAAGACATCATCATGTAAAGACTTATATAAAACAAAATCATTGAAATTTATACTGTCGTAAAAGGATAAGCTAATGTGATGGTGATATGCCCCCACTCCTTCACTAAAGGTAGATAAGCTTGTGTTGTGTTCTTTGTAATGTGCATATGTAGATGGCTAATTGACCGCATGTGATCAAGTATACAATTTTTAGATATGGGAATAACTTTTCTTTTGCATTTTTATTTGGATCTTATAGCATGTTTATTTGTCATCCATCGTGCGTCTTCACACAGGAAAAACAAAACTGTACTAGCTAATTCAGGCTATGGGAACCTGCTCCTGCCTTTACCTTCAACACAGTTGCAGTCATGTGAACTACGGTTTCCTATATTTTTACCTAGGAAACTGGTAGGCatcaaaaaaatcatattatcttTCTTATTCTTTCAAGAGGTAGTACACTGTTGAAGATACTATGGGTCTGGGCAAATCTCAAAATTTCAATAACATACCAAGCTAAACAAGCCAATCCAAAAGGAAGGAGAGGTCTACAAAAATTATCCACACAAGCAGCGACCTAGTCCTGAACTCCATACTGTTTCCTTCTATTTGCCTTCTCCCACCTTCTTTCTCCTTCTCTACTCCCATGCATCTACTATTGTTCTTTTAGTCCTCTTTCCATCAGGCATCAGCATTGAAGATGGACATTGAATCAGTGAGGTGTGCGTGCTGTGGCCTGGAAGAGGATTGCACCCAGGAATACATAGAGAATGTCAAGGCAAACTTCGGAGGGAAATGGCTTTGTGGCTTATGCTCAGAGGCAGTAGGGGATGAGCTCAGTAAAGACAGAAGAGAACAGGATGGCATCGAAGATGCTATCAAAGCTCATATGGCATTCTGCAGGATGGCACTATCAAGCCCTGCAGTCAAGGTGGCGGATGGCATGAAGGAGATGCTCAGAAAGAGGTCAAAGGATAAGGTAAAGCCTGAAATACCATCAAAAGCACACCCATTCTTACTTGGTGACAATTGACAAGGTTCCAAAGCGAAGAACATCAGAATTATGCTTTTAGATAAGGGTGTGACTGATGTAAGATTTCTCTCAACCTACTCAACAGTTAATTTACTAGTATTACCTTTTATATTCCCTGGCAACATGTCAAGTGTAAATACAATTTGGTCATATGAATAAGTTTCAAGATCACCACATTTCAGCATGAAGATCTACAAACTTCGTTGACAAGAGATACTATGCTTTTGTGTGAACATGCAGGTTATCCTGTGTTCTTCTTCGCCACTCGAGAATATTTACTCAGAGGTTTGTTTCTCACCTAATTGATTTTGATGATCTATGATGAAAATTAATAATGACAAGTGATCACTTTTATTCCACCAACTAGAGACTAGTTATGGTTCAGTGTCTTACATTCTTAAAATCATTGAACAAATTGGCCTAAGATTGTCATTGTGCAACTATTCATGTACAAATACCCCAGGGAGAATCTATCAGCAACATGTACAAATAGAGTGAAGAAATATAAATAGAATTAGGTACTCTACCATTCCAGGTTTGTAATATTTGATTTGCAAGATCTGTGAATCTATGACATTTCTTATAATTTGTAATCACCCTTATGTAACAAGCTGAAGTTGTAACAACATATTTCATTAAGATGAAGACGCGATACAAGTAAAATACCACGCTATGAGAAACTTATGAAGAAATGAGCCTGGTAAAGGCATCAAAATATCACTTTCTACTGAAAGATAGCACGAGGCACCAATCAATGACAGATAAGTATTGGCAGGGAAATGCTTGATTGAAAGCTGAAGGTGTTCTACAGATAATTCACAATATGCACATTTCAAgttcaaattaataaaaaacacATGACCCACAGCTAACAGGGTGCATGGACACTTCTTAGAAGTCAAAATCCTAATACTGTTAAAACAATCAACAAAAGAGTTGAAACATGCCTGTACTCCTGGCCTGCTTGTGCTGAGATCTTTCAAACTAGAACAATCCTTCTCCTGCATACAAAGGTTGTCATGATTAAATGGTAAATACTAAAATCTAAAACACTGGACATCTGCATGCAGATAATTGTGGAGACCAATCATAGTTGCATAATCACAACAAATACAAGTAATGCAAGATTCTCATAAATCAGAATATTAAGGTTTTCAGTGAACTTACTTAGCTCATCTAATG contains these protein-coding regions:
- the LOC127774273 gene encoding uncharacterized protein LOC127774273; protein product: MDIESVRCACCGLEEDCTQEYIENVKANFGGKWLCGLCSEAVGDELSKDRREQDGIEDAIKAHMAFCRMALSSPAVKVADGMKEMLRKRSKDKVKPEIPSKAHPFLLGDN